The following coding sequences lie in one Salarias fasciatus chromosome 7 unlocalized genomic scaffold, fSalaFa1.1 super_scaffold_4, whole genome shotgun sequence genomic window:
- the LOC115383383 gene encoding macrophage mannose receptor 1-like: MGPLGLGCDQGWREYEGSCYFFSTEPKTWKEANAYCLHRRSNLMSIQDVNERLWLRTQINSEIYWIGLNDQAVEGVYEWSDGTTFIPYFSYWMQGQPDNYGDEPGEDCVQVVGYNFGQWNDEHCNVSRKFICKHANPNPVPKCDLASGWMQHNSNCYKLNSDTRKSWTAARADCVLDGGDLVSIASEAENQYVMAMMGEGHIDLWIGLSTLKCTKISCQVEAGNSDLSWSDSQPVSYTHWAQGQPQIDAQVGSCAAIVKDASDSFGNWTSHQCRFERPYMCKRPLSTICPDGWQSFSGSCYWMVSNRNMMTTWPEAFTKCSDLGAHLLIINSQEEQFYINSYLPHLNYKDIPDMWIGLSDKDKDGTFQWVDKSKVTFSNYGPGWPRNTANFWDCGQIFTGNYAGKWETTNCFKKLGYICEMTGGQNPKPTAAPDFHCDSGYLLYGNFCYFFKIEDVKNWANAEAECVKEQGHLASFHSEEEFSFLIAHMPGEAWVGLNDRTTEGHFVFTDGTQADFLPWGKGQPDIYEDEDCVHVQGTGQLDPGKLNDDSCTSRKDYICKKGWNEKCGSWMSDPYNDYCYLFNYYSMRTWAEARADCVNQGGDLVSITDPFEQAFIQGVIQQSPTGVSLWMGGFHSTNEGGWEWIDGSPFRYVHWNAGDPDNYDGEDCLSILINNGYWNDDKCERNRGYICKRRGNTPKPPLPHDELRCPGNDWYEFGEFCYKPFSERKTWHGARQACRAQGAELVSVLSMAEQNWLESYLDMATSDMWTGLNDLAFSGLFMWSDEHLTTFTYWAPGEPNNHEGLQDGCVEMSHQTGRWNDVACTELNSYICKQAKAHYPVPSVRPTVYGCPQGWDAYAYACYWMEETARSWTEAKAFCMEKEGFLVHVGDIYEQAHFTVALSLRTGFWWMGLRAQGGGGGGGGGVDYVWDNGSPVTFTHWDRDQPDSGDGTCVAMTAGSAGGFWDDRQCSKKFAFICEKPRPDIGPPTAGPTPPPAQGCAAGWTALPHFRNCYKLFHNVDWSQKKSWGAARNDCFCRGGALVSIHSQEEEEFLSTYSKGTSKWIGLQHYPTEGGYSWSDGTPLSHTNWADGEPNNHEGREECVEMVSSPSGTYSWWNDLNCDAHQDWICKIVKGKEPVEPRVAPTPLPALECGSNPGWRKYNGICYYYNDTDMVDFHTAVLRCYAEKALLVSILNQHEQAYVNRMVGTGKVSAAWIGLRKFGVASGQYLYVSLMEGSSTNTEETTNSCESSTPY; encoded by the exons ATGGGGCCCCTTG GCCTGGGCTGTGATCAGGGCTGGAGGGAGTACGAGGGCAGCTGCTACTTCTTCTCCACCGAGCCCAAGACGTGGAAGGAGGCCAACGCCTACTGCCTCCACCGCAGGAGCAACCTGATGAGCATCCAGGACGTCAACGAGAGG ttgTGGCTCCGGACGCAGATCAACAGTGAGATCTACTGGATCGGCCTGAACGACCAGGCAGTGGAGGGAGTGTATGAGTGGAGCGACGGGACCACCTTCATACCGTACTTCTC GTACTGGATGCAGGGACAGCCTGATAACTACGGCGATGAACCCGGGGAGGACTGCGTTCAGGTGGTGGGATATAACTTCGGACAGTGGAACGACGAACACTGCAACGTCTCCAGGAAATTCATCTGCAAGCACGCCAACC CGAACCCGGTACCGAAGTGTGACTTGGCCAGCGGGTGGATGCAGCACAACTCCAACTGCTACAAGCTGAACTCGGACACCAGGAAGAGCTGGACTGCAGCGCGGGCGGACTGCGTGCTGGACGGAGGGGACCTGGTGTCCATCGCCTCAGAGGCAGAGAACCAGTATGTGATGGCGATGATGGGCGAAGGACACATCGACCTCTGGATCGGGCTCTCCACCCTG AAATGCACCAAGATTTCCTGCCAGGTCGAAGCCGGGAACTCGGACCTGTCCTGGTCGGACAGTCAGCCGGTGTCGTACACCCACTGGGCCCAGGGACAGCCTCAGAT TGACGCTCAGGTTGGCTCGTGCGCCGCCATCGTCAAAGACGCGTCGGATTCCTTCGGAAACTGGACGTCACATCAGTGCAGATTTGAGCGTCCCTACATGTGCAAACGACCGCTGAGCA CCATCTGCCCGGACGGCTGGCAGAGCTTCTCTGGAAGCTGCTACTGGATGGTCAGCAACAGAAACATGATGACCACCTGGCCCGAGGCCTTCACCAAGTGCTCCGATCTGGGCGCTCACCTGCTGATCATCAACAG TCAAGAGGAGCAGTTCTACATCAACAGTTACCTTCCACACTTGAACTACAAGGACATTCCTGACATGTGGATCGGTCTCTCAG ATAAGGACAAGGACGGGACGTTCCAGTGGGTGGACAAATCCAAGGTCACCTTTTCAAACTACGGACCCGGCTGGCCCAGGAACACGGCGAACTTCTGGGACTGCGGCCAGATCTTCACAG GAAACTACGCTGGCAAATGGGAAACGACCAACTGCTTCAAGAAGCTGGGCTACATCTGCGAGATGACGGGCGGACAGAACCCCAAGCCCACCGCCGCTCCCG ACTTCCACTGCGACAGCGGCTACCTGCTCTACGGGAACTTCTGCTACTTCTTCAAGATCGAGGACGTGAAGAACTGGGCCAACGCCGAGGCCGAGTGCGTGAAGGAGCAGGGCCACCTGGCCAGCTTCCACTCCGAGGAGGAGTTCTCCTTCCTGATCG CTCACATGCCCGGGGAGGCCTGGGTGGGTTTGAATGATAGAACCACTGAGGGCCACTTCGTGTTCACTGACGGCACTCAGGCA gacTTCCTGCCCTGGGGCAAAGGTCAACCAGACATCTATGAGGATGAGGACTGCGTGCATGTGCAGGGAACCGGCCAACTGGATCCTGGAAAGCTCAACGACGACTCGTGCACGTCCAGGAAAGACTACATCTGCAAGAAAG ggtGGAATGAGAAGTGTGGCTCGTGGATGTCGGACCCCTACAACGACTACTGCTACCTGTTCAACTACTACTCCATGAGGACCTGGGCCGAGGCCCGGGCCGACTGCGTCAACCAGGGGGGCGACCTGGTCAGCATCACCGACCCCTTCGAGCAGGCCTTCATCCAGG GTGTGATCCAGCAGAGCCCCACCGGGGTCTCCCTCTGGATGGGGGGCTTTCACTCCACCAACGAGGGCGGCTGGGAGTGGATCGACGGCTCTCCGTTCAGATACGTCCACTGGAACGCAG GTGATCCAGACAACTATGACGGTGAAGACTGCCTGTCCATACTGATCAACAACGGCTACTGGAACGACGACAAGTGCGAGCGCAACCGGGGCTACATCTGCAAGCGGAGAG gaaacacgCCCAAGCCGCCGCTGCCTCACGACG AGCTCAGGTGTCCTGGAAACGACTGGTACGAGTTTGGCGAGTTCTGCTACAAGCCGTTCAGCGAGAGGAAGACGTGGCACGGCGCCCGGCAGGCCTGCAGGGCCCAGGGGGCCGAGCTGGTGTCCGTGCTGTCCATGGCCGAGCAGAACTGGCTGGAGAGCTACCTCGACATGG CCACCAGCGACATGTGGACGGGTCTCAATGACCTGGCGTTCTCGGGGCTGTTCATGTGGTCCGACGAGCACCTGACCACCTTCACGTACTGGGCTCCGGGCGAGCCCAACAACCACGAGGGCCTCCAGGACGGCTGCGTGGAGATGTCACACCAG ACGGGCCGATGGAACGACGTGGCCTGCACTGAGCTCAACTCCTACATCTGCAAGCAGGCTAAAGCTCATTACCCCGTCCCGTCGGTGAGGCCCACAGTGTACGGCTGTCCTCAG GGCTGGGACGCCTACGCCTACGCCTGCTACTGGATGGAGGAGACGGCCAGGAGCTGGACGGAGGCCAAGGCCTTCTGCATGGAGAAGGAGGGCTTCCTGGTGCATGTGGGAGACAT CTATGAGCAGGCTCACTTCACCGTGGCTCTGTCCTTGCGGACGGGTTTCTGGTGGATGGGCCTGCGCGCTCagggtggcggcggtggcggcggtggcggcgtgGACTACGTCTGGGACAACGGCTCGCCGGTCACCTTCACTCACTGGGACAGAGACCAGCCAG ATAGCGGGGATGGTACCTGCGTTGCTATGACAGCCGGATCGGCCGGCGGCTTCTGGGACGACAGGCAGTGCTCCAAGAAGTTCGCCTTCATCTGCGAGAAGCCGCGACCGGACATCGGCCCGCCCACCGCCGGCCCGACTCCGCCTCCAGCGCAGGGCTGCGCAGCCGGTTGGACGGCGCTGCCACACTTCAGGAACTGCTACAAG CTCTTCCACAACGTGGACTGGTCCCAGAAGAAGAGCTGGGGCGCCGCTCGCAACGACTGCTTCTGCAGGGGGGGCGCTCTGGTCAGCATCcacagccaggaggaggaggagttcctCTCTACCTACAGCAAAGGCACCAGCAAGTGGATTGGCCTCCAACACTACCCTACAGAAGGAG GGTACTCCTGGAGCGATGGGACCCCGCTGTCCCACACCAACTGGGCTGACGGGGAGCCCAACAACCACGAGGGCCGCGAGGAGTGTGTGGAGATGGTGAGCAGCCCCAGCGGGACGTACTCCTGGTGGAACGACCTGAACTGTGACGCCCATCAGGACTGGATCTGCAAGATCGTGAAGGGGAAGGAGCCTGTCGAGCCCCGGGTGGCCCCCACCCCTCTCCCAG CGCTGGAGTGCGGTTCGAACCCCGGCTGGAGGAAGTACAACGGCATCTGCTACTACTACAACGACACGGACATGGTGGACTTCCACACGGCTGTGCTGCGCTGCTACGCCGAGAAGGCTCTGCTGGTGTCCATCCTCAACCAGCACGAGCAGGCCTACGTCAACAGGATG GTCGGCACCGGGAAGGTCTCCGCAGCCTGGATCGGACTGAGGAAGTTTGGCGTGGCCAGCGGACAGTACCTGTACGTCAGCCTCATGGAgggaagcagcacaaacacagaggaaaccaCTAACTCATGTGAAAGCAGCACACCTTACTGA